The following proteins come from a genomic window of Nicotiana tomentosiformis chromosome 12, ASM39032v3, whole genome shotgun sequence:
- the LOC138902970 gene encoding uncharacterized protein, whose protein sequence is MIAAWGESSYEDSNDKDEDKQALMAIGEFDEESEDEHVRILTEDLGKAKQELDRTCKWNRSSDALSWLQEHHSSNRRGIGFGNLPPKWDPKIQVKGSSQIWYMDSGCSKHITGSKNQLLSLEDLKEGNVSFENGKKGKFDPRSDDGVILGYSSHSKAYKVYNKRTMCVEESVHVVFDETNIISERQEHDDEAIGLVRNLKETTTQTKVVLEEGTCDGIGPSTQGNLTGGIEQRGNDPQTSMEPVDELVPQQQSIERTSRGNQLVVKPYKNKLDEDGTVTRNKARLVVQGYSQEEGIDYDENFAPAARLEAPKAWYERLSKFLLKHDNKRGKIDNTLFLKEKGKDILVVQIYVDDIISGATTDKLSEEFAKLMGSEFEMSMMGELNFFLGLEIK, encoded by the exons atgattgctgcttggggagaaagctcataTGAGGACTCAAATGATAAAGATGAAGAtaaacaagcacttatggcaattggagaattcgatgaggaatctgaa GATGAGCATGTAAGAATTTTGACAGAGGATCTAGGAAAGGCCAAGCAagaactagacagaacttgtaaatggaacaggtcctccgatgcactgtcatggctacaggaacatcacagtagcaatagaagaggaattggctttgggaatctgccacctaaatgggatcccaaaa tccaagtgaaggggagcagccaaatatggtacatggatagtggctgctcaaagcacataaCAGGAAGCAAAAACCAATtactttcacttgaggacctcaaagaaggtaatgtctcctttgaaaatgggaagaaag gcaagtttgatcccagaagtgatgatgGAGTaatcttgggatattcttcacatagtaaagcttataaggtctataacaaaagaactatgtgtgttgaagaaagtgttcatgtggtttttgatgaaactaacattatttctgagagacaggaacatgatgatgaagcaattgggctggtgagAAACTTAAAGGAAACCACAACCCAGACTAAAGTAGTACTGGAAGAAGGAACATGTGATGGAATAGGTCCTTCTACCCAGGGCAACCTGACAGGGGGAATAGAGCAAAGAGGAAATGATCCCCAAACCTCAATGGAACCTGTCGATGAACTTGTTCCACAACAACAAAGTATTGAAAGAACGTCAAGGGGAAACCaattggttgtgaaaccttacaa aaacaaacttgatgaagatggaacagttacaaggaacaaggcaagattggtggttcaagggtatagtcaagaggagggcatagactatgatgaaaacTTTGCCCCAGCTGCAAGGTTAGAA gcgccaaaagcatggtatgaaagattatcaaagtttttgcttaAACATGAcaacaagagaggtaaaattgacaatactttgttcttgaaggAAAAAGGTAAAGATATCTTGGTAGTTcaaatatatgttgatgatataatctctggagcaactactgataagttaagtgaAGAATTTGCTAAattaatggggagtgaatttgaaatgagcatgatgggtgagcttaatttctttttaggcttagaaattaaataa